One Ictalurus punctatus breed USDA103 chromosome 10, Coco_2.0, whole genome shotgun sequence genomic region harbors:
- the LOC108270576 gene encoding zona pellucida sperm-binding protein 4-like, producing the protein MAVKAVLILLVCCIELFVVQSFKDGSFMTESFDYVSQNNEDFREGHVFVQSANSDQEAWLRQPQKYSVFCGKDAVEVVLPSGPLSEVKVLGSTIVDPVLEATKECGYSLTKEQGNNVLHVTFSGCHVTVEEGRYTLRLLYRNNLRPAEVVTVSCDADSDMALQKLRLRRSDGQDDCPPAPMPPMTPYRKLPQNYTRGGCDIPTSQRLPCGPSGTTASECMAKGCCVNVTDSSCYYPMDRCTADGQFVFTIYSNVTTIPVSPKSLYVASMKPCKPAHATDEFATFKFSVTDCGTKTYSIGDTTIYMAEVRPAIRALNMKYGVITRDHPVRLMVECRYSKVSPTMRASTGYMVMNPTVPASVRSGGLHGVQLRIAEDETFSSFSPRGHLPLKVLLGRPLYLEVRLNSPKPEATLLVNYCVAYTRSATNALVLLYEGCPNPDLSSAQSSLLRVLDLPQTPYQRRFVVTAFQFMNVTTQKYINEEIYFMCSTEVCMPSETPCRKTCFDGKP; encoded by the exons ATGGCTGTGAAAGCAGTCTTAATTTTGCTGGTCTGCTGCATTGAGTTGTTTGTGGTGCAATCTTTTAAGGATGGTAGTTTCATGACTGAGTCTTTTGATTATGTTTCCCAAAATAATGAAGACTTTAGAGAAGGCCATGTGTTTGTGCAGTCTGCAAACTCTGATCAGGAAGCTTGGCTCAGACAGCCCCAGAAGTATTCTGTCTTTTGTGGTAAAGATGCTGTCGAAGTAGTTTTGCCCTCTGGTCCTCTTTCTGAGGTGAAGGTTTTGG GGTCAACCATTGTGGACCCGGTTCTAGAGGCAACAAAAGAATGTGGCTACTCTCTGACAAAGGAACAGGGGAACAATGTTCTTCATGTCACCTTCTCTGGCTGTCATGTCACTGTTGAG GAGGGTAGGTATACTCTGCGGCTGCTGTACCGTAACAATCTGCGACCTGCTGAGGTTGTCACCGTGTCCTGTGATGCCGACTCTGACATGGCATTGCAAAAACTCAGGCTCCGTCGTTCAGATGGCCAAGATGACTGTCCCCCAGCTCCAATGCCACCTATGACACCATATCGAAAGCTACCTCAGAACTACACACGAGGAG GCTGTGACATTCCTACTAGCCAAAGATTGCCCTGTGGCCCTTCTGGAACTACAGCTTCTGAGTGCATGGCCAAAGGATGCTGTGTGAATGTGACAGATTCCTCCTGTTACTACCCAATGGATA GATGTACAGCTGATGGGCAGTTTGTGTTTACTATTTACTCTAATGTAACAACTATCCCTGTGAGCCCCAAAAGTTTGTATGTGGCATCCATGAAGCCCTGTAAACCTGCCCATGCTACTGATGAATTTGCCACCTTCAAGTTCTCAGTGACTGACTGTGGAACAAAGACATAT AGTATTGGCGATACCACCATTTACATGGCTGAAGTACGGCCAGCCATCAGGGCACTTAACATGAAATATGGAGTCATCACCAGAGATCACCCCGTCAG GCTGATGGTTGAATGTAGGTACTCAAAGGTGAGTCCAACAATGAGGGCAAGTACTGGCTACATGGTGATGAACCCAACTGTGCCAGCCTCTGTGAGGTCTGGTGGACTACATGGTGTTCAGCTCAGGATTGCAGAAG ATGAGACcttctcttcattctctccaCGTGGTCATCTGCCATTGAAGGTTCTCCTGGGTCGACCATTGTACCTGGAGGTGCGGTTAAATTCCCCCAAACCTGAGGCCACATTGCTTGTAAATTACTGTGTGGCCTACACACGCTCTGCAACGAATGCCTTGGTTCTGCTCTATGAAGG GTGTCCCAACCCTGATCTTTCCTCTGCACAGTCTTCATTGCTCCGTGTGCTGGACTTGCCACAGACTCCTTACCAGCGTCGCTTTGTGGTGACTGCCTTCCAGTTCATGAATGTCACAACCCAAAAATACATCAATGAGGAG ATTTACTTCATGTGCTCCACTGAAGTGTGTATGCCTTCTGAGACTCCATGTCGCAAGACATGCTTTGATGGGAAG cCATAA